The following proteins come from a genomic window of Lolium rigidum isolate FL_2022 chromosome 5, APGP_CSIRO_Lrig_0.1, whole genome shotgun sequence:
- the LOC124655476 gene encoding auxin-responsive protein SAUR36-like: MISPKRLVQQAKKWQQMATLGKRRLPTTGAIKDTSLRGGASAIADKGHCIVYTAGGERFEVPLAYLGTTVFGELLRMSEDEFGFTSEDSRIMVPCDAAVMAYVMCLLKRKPSEEVERAVLSSVVIPCSNLSSIAMVYKILASH; this comes from the coding sequence ATGATCTCTCCTAAGAGGTTAGTTCAGCAGGCAAAGAAGTGGCAGCAGATGGCGACCCTCGGGAAGCGGCGGCTGCCGACAACGGGGGCAATCAAAGACACCAGCCTACGCGGTGGCGCATCAGCCATCGCGGACAAGGGACACTGCATCGTCTACACCGCTGGTGGAGAGCGGTTTGAGGTTCCATTGGCATACCTCGGTACGACGGTGTTTGGGGAGCTCCTGAGGATGTCGGAGGACGAGTTTGGGTTCACGAGCGAAGACAGCAGGATCATGGTACCTTGCGACGCGGCTGTGATGGCATACGTTATGTGCTTGCTTAAGAGGAAGCCCTCGGAAGAGGTGGAGAGGGCAGTTCTTAGCTCTGTAGTAATTCCATGCAGCAACCTGAGTAGCATCGCCATGGTTTACAAGATCTTGGCCAGTCACTAG